The following are encoded together in the Sphingomicrobium clamense genome:
- the mnmG gene encoding tRNA uridine-5-carboxymethylaminomethyl(34) synthesis enzyme MnmG, with protein MFDVLVIGGGHAGVEAAVASARMGVRTGLISFARDNLGQMSCNPSIGGVGKGHIVREIDVFEAVQPLAADKAAIHYRMLNASKGAAVRGPRVQADRRLFHAAVQGEVASLPIDIIEGEASQLLIDKERVSGVIFSDGTILSSNAVVIATGTFLGGRIFRGNEREIGGRVDERAASLLGDQFIDLGLVAGRLKTGTPPRIDGRTIDWSCLQPQPSDSDRWSLSLRDVGTRPAQLACAITRTNPRTHEIIAANEDRSPLYAGAIDGRGPRYCPSIEDKVRRFSDRDHHQIFLEPEGLDTALVYPNGISTSLPNDVQVEMVRSMEGLERATLATPGYAVEYAYCDPRRLDRRLAHRDIHGLFLAGQINGTTGYEEAAGQGLVAGLNAAARCLEQDPILFDRADSYIGVMVDDLTIHGASEPYRMMTARSEFRLHLRADNAPERLGDLARRTGISDKHRARLDTRAERRAALSEQLDMRLRAEELGLPGDGHRRPLSDWVSRPGGEQAVRTRLGTDEIVDTVLADAIYAPYLERQRNEWEAVEGQRKTRIPADFDFESVHGLSAEMVERLSAARPDTIDQASRVQGVTPAALTAIHLKLARSRAA; from the coding sequence ATGTTTGACGTTCTGGTCATCGGTGGTGGACATGCAGGCGTGGAAGCGGCGGTCGCTTCCGCGCGCATGGGTGTGCGCACCGGGCTGATCAGCTTCGCGCGCGACAATCTTGGCCAGATGTCCTGCAATCCGTCGATCGGAGGCGTGGGCAAAGGGCACATCGTCCGCGAAATCGATGTGTTCGAGGCGGTACAGCCCCTGGCGGCCGACAAGGCCGCCATTCACTATCGGATGCTCAACGCGTCCAAGGGTGCAGCGGTCCGTGGTCCGCGCGTCCAAGCGGATCGTCGTCTTTTCCATGCCGCCGTCCAGGGCGAGGTCGCGTCGCTGCCAATCGACATCATCGAGGGCGAAGCGAGCCAGTTGCTAATCGATAAGGAACGAGTCTCCGGCGTTATATTCTCTGATGGGACGATCTTGTCGAGCAATGCCGTCGTCATTGCCACTGGCACGTTCCTCGGTGGCCGGATTTTCCGCGGAAATGAGCGGGAAATTGGCGGTCGAGTGGATGAACGCGCCGCTTCGCTACTCGGCGATCAATTCATCGATCTCGGGCTCGTCGCGGGCCGTCTGAAGACCGGTACCCCGCCACGGATCGACGGCCGGACGATCGATTGGTCGTGCCTGCAGCCCCAGCCTTCGGATAGCGATCGCTGGTCGCTGTCACTCCGCGATGTTGGCACTCGCCCTGCCCAGCTTGCCTGCGCGATCACCCGGACCAATCCGCGAACCCACGAGATCATCGCCGCTAACGAAGACCGCTCCCCACTATATGCCGGTGCCATCGATGGACGCGGTCCGCGCTATTGCCCGTCGATCGAGGACAAGGTTCGTCGTTTTTCCGACCGCGACCATCACCAGATCTTTCTGGAGCCCGAGGGTCTCGATACGGCGCTGGTATATCCCAATGGCATTTCGACCTCGCTCCCCAACGACGTTCAGGTGGAAATGGTGCGAAGCATGGAGGGACTCGAGCGAGCCACGCTCGCGACCCCGGGCTATGCGGTTGAATATGCGTACTGCGATCCGCGCCGCCTGGATCGTCGATTGGCCCACAGAGATATTCACGGCCTGTTTCTCGCTGGCCAGATCAACGGCACGACGGGGTATGAGGAGGCGGCAGGCCAAGGGTTGGTCGCAGGCCTCAACGCCGCCGCGCGATGCCTCGAGCAAGATCCGATCCTGTTCGACCGCGCCGACTCCTACATAGGCGTGATGGTAGACGACCTCACGATCCATGGTGCCAGCGAGCCCTATCGGATGATGACGGCGCGGAGCGAATTCCGCCTCCATCTCCGCGCTGACAACGCACCCGAACGGCTTGGCGACCTGGCCCGCCGGACGGGAATTTCGGACAAACATCGAGCCCGTCTCGATACCCGCGCCGAACGTCGAGCTGCGCTCTCGGAACAGCTCGATATGCGCTTGCGAGCTGAAGAGCTCGGGCTACCGGGCGACGGCCATCGCCGGCCCTTGTCGGACTGGGTCAGCCGGCCCGGCGGCGAACAAGCCGTGCGCACTCGTCTGGGGACGGATGAGATCGTCGACACTGTGCTCGCCGACGCGATCTACGCTCCTTATTTGGAGCGACAACGCAACGAGTGGGAAGCTGTCGAAGGGCAACGGAAAACGCGGATTCCCGCCGATTTCGACTTCGAGTCGGTTCATGGTCTGTCGGCCGAGATGGTCGAGCGCTTAAGTGCAGCGCGACCCGATACGATCGATCAGGCCTCACGCGTGCAGGGTGTCACCCCGGCCGCGCTAACCGCCATCCATCTAAAACTTGCGAGGTCTCGTGCAGCCTGA
- the mnmE gene encoding tRNA uridine-5-carboxymethylaminomethyl(34) synthesis GTPase MnmE produces MEAAASDTIVALSSGSLPAAIAVVRMSGPRAPEVAEAIAGALPAPRTASLRVLRDPSDASPIDEALVLHFPAPDTATGEEIVEFQCHGSNAVVRKLIDVMTSVKGCRLAQPGEFTRRALESGRVDLTAAEGLGDLLAAETEAQRRSALRIARGGLHDELASLLEKLVTLSARLEAAIDYVGDEEETGGQDDALRAEFAAIRDKVDELIAKPSVEPLREGIRVVVGGPTNAGKSSLINKLAGSARVIVSDIHGTTRDLVEIPVSIGGVPFTLVDTAGLRESDDTIEQIGIELAGQAQRDADILLWLGDPDQMPEHPRAILVRSKSDLDETSDGTGIAVSSKTGDGLPSLMAKLTELARGIVPTADEIGLSDWQADTLRVVRETLDVHSEDLAILADSVRSARVSVGRLLGAGDVEDVLDRLFGKFCLGK; encoded by the coding sequence GTGGAGGCCGCAGCCTCCGATACGATCGTTGCGCTGTCGAGCGGGAGCCTTCCTGCGGCTATCGCCGTCGTCCGCATGAGCGGACCCAGGGCCCCCGAGGTTGCCGAGGCGATCGCGGGGGCGCTTCCGGCGCCGCGAACCGCGTCGCTGCGGGTCTTGCGCGATCCGTCCGATGCCAGCCCGATCGATGAGGCGCTGGTCCTCCACTTTCCGGCGCCCGACACGGCGACAGGCGAAGAAATCGTTGAATTTCAATGCCATGGTTCGAATGCCGTGGTGCGCAAGCTGATTGACGTCATGACATCAGTGAAGGGGTGCCGCCTTGCGCAGCCGGGTGAATTTACCCGTCGAGCGCTCGAGAGTGGCCGGGTCGACCTAACCGCGGCCGAGGGCCTTGGCGACCTGCTCGCCGCAGAGACCGAGGCCCAACGCCGCTCGGCACTGCGAATCGCACGAGGCGGGCTCCACGACGAGCTCGCGTCGCTGCTTGAGAAGCTGGTCACCCTGTCTGCCAGGCTCGAGGCCGCGATCGACTATGTGGGTGACGAGGAGGAGACGGGCGGACAGGACGACGCGCTTCGGGCCGAATTCGCCGCCATTCGTGACAAGGTCGACGAGCTGATCGCAAAACCCTCGGTCGAGCCTTTGCGCGAGGGCATTCGGGTCGTCGTCGGTGGGCCTACAAATGCTGGTAAATCCAGTCTTATCAATAAGTTAGCGGGATCCGCGCGAGTAATCGTGTCCGATATCCACGGCACGACGCGCGATCTTGTCGAGATCCCTGTTTCGATCGGCGGCGTGCCGTTCACGTTGGTCGATACCGCGGGCCTGCGCGAGAGCGACGACACCATCGAGCAAATCGGGATCGAGCTCGCCGGACAAGCCCAGCGAGATGCCGACATCCTCTTATGGCTCGGTGATCCCGACCAAATGCCAGAGCACCCCCGCGCGATCCTGGTCCGATCGAAGAGCGACCTGGACGAAACGTCGGACGGAACGGGCATCGCCGTGTCGAGCAAGACCGGCGACGGCCTCCCCTCCCTCATGGCGAAACTTACGGAGCTTGCACGGGGCATCGTCCCGACCGCCGACGAAATCGGACTATCCGACTGGCAGGCGGACACGTTGAGAGTCGTGCGAGAGACCTTGGACGTTCACAGCGAGGATCTCGCGATTCTGGCGGATTCCGTGAGGTCTGCGCGAGTTTCGGTCGGAAGGCTGCTCGGCGCAGGCGACGTCGAAGACGTGCTCGACCGCCTTTTCGGCAAATTCTGCCTCGGAAAGTAA
- the rsmG gene encoding 16S rRNA (guanine(527)-N(7))-methyltransferase RsmG, with the protein MQPDLEALLQRDVSRETCEKLEAYKALLIEENERQNLISKATIDEFDQRHLIDSAQLLTNHADPAGKWLDVGSGAGLPGIVLATLHPGSVTLVEPRRLRAEFLRRVVDDLTLSNATVHHKKVEQVTDAPTVITGRAVANVSKFLSLTEHLTDLSTHFVLPKGRKAAEELEAAKKVWQGRFELVPSVTDAEASILLASGIKRRGKR; encoded by the coding sequence GTGCAGCCTGACCTAGAGGCTCTTCTGCAGCGCGATGTTTCACGTGAAACATGCGAAAAGCTCGAGGCGTACAAAGCGCTTCTCATCGAGGAAAACGAGCGCCAGAACCTCATCTCCAAGGCCACGATCGATGAGTTCGATCAACGCCACTTGATCGACAGCGCGCAGCTTCTCACCAACCACGCAGACCCCGCTGGCAAATGGCTCGACGTCGGCTCCGGCGCCGGCCTCCCCGGCATCGTCCTAGCGACCCTCCACCCGGGCTCCGTTACGCTAGTCGAACCCCGCCGCCTCCGCGCCGAGTTCCTGCGACGCGTTGTCGATGACCTCACCTTATCCAACGCGACCGTGCACCACAAAAAGGTCGAACAGGTAACCGACGCTCCAACCGTCATCACCGGCCGCGCGGTGGCCAACGTCTCCAAATTCCTGTCGCTGACAGAACATCTCACCGACTTATCCACACATTTTGTGCTTCCCAAGGGCCGAAAGGCTGCCGAAGAACTGGAAGCAGCGAAGAAGGTCTGGCAGGGTAGGTTCGAGCTTGTCCCGAGTGTGACCGACGCGGAAGCCTCGATCCTGCTGGCAAGCGGCATCAAGCGGAGGGGGAAGAGATGA
- a CDS encoding ParA family protein, producing the protein MIRIAVANQKGGVGKTTTAINLATALAAIGWKVLLIDLDPQGNASTGLGVAAADRTRSSYDVLTGNETVTDAAVETKVPRLDLLSATVDLSGAEIELVALEDRTHRLVQALDEAPPGRWDICLIDCPPSLGLLTVNALVAARHLLVPLQCEFFALEGLSQLLQTVERVRQAYNSDLSILGVALTMFDRRNNLSGQVGEDVRACLGDTVFQTVVPRNVRLSEAPSHGLPALIYDMKCPGSAAYLKLAREIIDRLPARAEAA; encoded by the coding sequence ATGATCCGGATCGCAGTCGCCAACCAGAAGGGTGGGGTGGGCAAGACCACGACCGCCATCAATCTCGCGACGGCGCTCGCAGCAATCGGCTGGAAAGTCCTCCTCATCGACCTGGATCCGCAGGGCAACGCCTCAACCGGGCTTGGGGTCGCCGCTGCCGATCGTACCCGTTCAAGCTATGATGTCCTGACCGGCAACGAAACAGTCACGGATGCCGCGGTCGAGACCAAGGTACCGCGCCTCGATCTGCTCTCGGCAACAGTCGACCTATCGGGCGCCGAGATCGAGCTTGTCGCGCTCGAAGATCGCACGCATCGCCTGGTCCAGGCGCTCGACGAAGCGCCTCCGGGACGCTGGGACATCTGCCTGATCGACTGCCCGCCCTCTCTCGGCCTTCTGACCGTGAACGCCCTTGTCGCGGCGCGTCACCTCCTGGTACCGCTCCAGTGCGAGTTTTTTGCGCTTGAAGGCCTCAGCCAGCTGCTCCAGACCGTGGAGCGTGTGCGACAAGCCTATAATTCGGACCTCTCAATCCTCGGCGTGGCACTGACCATGTTCGATCGCCGCAACAATCTTTCAGGTCAGGTTGGCGAGGACGTTCGTGCTTGCCTCGGCGACACCGTCTTCCAGACCGTCGTTCCCAGAAATGTGCGACTTTCGGAGGCGCCCAGCCATGGGCTGCCGGCGCTGATCTACGACATGAAGTGCCCGGGCAGCGCCGCCTACCTCAAACTGGCGCGCGAAATCATCGATCGC